In one window of Methanomicrobiales archaeon DNA:
- a CDS encoding DUF1890 domain-containing protein yields MTDQENYDEEKGTALLLMGCPEVPVQMGIALYLAHLLNREGWNVSVAGNPSVLNLLRVSDPQKHYVRRLIDLDRCIEGIVEKKQRYDLCVVFAHNDAGISYAATMHHILPSRLVTVVFGRNAENLGGQIDFPSETIVEKAVHNPSGLRRKIDEVFRWPASTR; encoded by the coding sequence ATGACAGATCAAGAGAATTATGATGAAGAGAAGGGCACCGCTCTCCTGCTGATGGGTTGCCCCGAAGTACCGGTGCAGATGGGTATTGCCCTCTACCTCGCCCATCTGCTGAACAGAGAGGGTTGGAATGTCAGCGTGGCAGGGAACCCATCCGTACTCAATCTGCTCCGCGTATCGGATCCGCAGAAGCACTACGTCAGGAGACTGATCGATCTCGACCGCTGCATCGAGGGTATCGTCGAGAAGAAGCAGCGCTACGATCTCTGCGTGGTCTTTGCCCATAACGACGCCGGCATCTCCTACGCGGCGACGATGCACCATATCCTGCCCTCCCGCCTCGTCACGGTAGTATTCGGCAGAAATGCCGAGAACCTGGGCGGACAGATCGACTTTCCCTCCGAGACGATCGTGGAGAAGGCGGTGCACAATCCCTCCGGGCTGCGGAGGAAGATCGACGAGGTGTTCAGGTGGCCTGCATCGACGAGATGA
- a CDS encoding homoserine O-acetyltransferase, with the protein MKKGSVGTVTTSLYALEEPLELESGAVLRDVTLAYETYGRLNREKSNAILICHALSGDAHAAGIHAEDGRKGWWDIVIGPGKGFDTERYFVVCSNVLGGCKGSTGPASTNPETGKPYALSFPVVTIRDMVEAQKRLIDHLGIRQLYAVAGGSMGGMQVLQWCVSYPERVRKAIAIGTTAYSTPQQIAFNEVGRRAITSDPFWAQGDYYGRAIPSRGLALARMVGHITYLSDESMHAKFGRNLQAREKYGYDFSAEFQVESYLQHQGDAFTRRFDANSYLYITKAIDYFDLTKDGSLISGFSGVRSKFLIISITSDWLYPPYQSQEIVSALSANEADVQYCEIRSNYGHDAFLLEAGQLNYLISRFLNHTVVRDVMVQDVPVIAESASIDDAARQIIEREVNHLPVLSADGRLAGIVTSWDIAKAVAGRHRCLEEIMTRTVITSTADETIEAAVKRMGKFNISALPVVDADQRVIGIISSDGISSLVGRCT; encoded by the coding sequence ATGAAGAAGGGCTCTGTCGGCACGGTAACGACCTCCCTCTATGCGCTGGAGGAACCCCTGGAGCTGGAGAGCGGCGCGGTCCTGCGGGATGTCACCCTGGCCTACGAGACCTACGGCCGATTGAACCGGGAGAAGAGCAACGCCATCCTTATCTGCCACGCCCTCTCCGGCGATGCCCATGCCGCCGGGATCCATGCCGAGGATGGCAGGAAGGGCTGGTGGGACATCGTCATCGGGCCCGGCAAGGGCTTCGACACCGAACGTTACTTCGTCGTCTGCTCGAACGTGCTCGGGGGGTGCAAGGGGTCCACCGGTCCGGCATCCACCAACCCGGAGACCGGCAAACCCTACGCCCTCTCGTTCCCGGTGGTCACGATCCGCGACATGGTGGAAGCCCAGAAGAGGCTCATCGACCACCTCGGCATCCGCCAGCTCTACGCGGTGGCCGGAGGATCCATGGGGGGGATGCAGGTGCTCCAGTGGTGCGTCTCGTACCCGGAGAGGGTGCGAAAGGCGATCGCCATCGGGACGACGGCCTACTCGACCCCGCAGCAGATCGCCTTCAACGAAGTGGGGAGGCGGGCAATCACATCGGACCCATTCTGGGCGCAGGGGGATTACTATGGCAGGGCTATTCCCTCCCGGGGTCTTGCTCTCGCCCGCATGGTCGGGCATATCACCTACCTCTCGGACGAGTCGATGCACGCGAAGTTCGGGCGGAACCTGCAGGCTCGCGAGAAGTACGGCTACGACTTCTCCGCCGAGTTCCAGGTGGAGAGCTACCTGCAGCACCAGGGAGACGCGTTCACCCGGCGGTTCGATGCCAACTCCTACCTCTACATCACCAAGGCGATCGACTACTTCGACCTGACAAAGGACGGGTCGCTCATCAGCGGATTTTCCGGCGTCCGATCGAAGTTCCTGATCATCTCCATCACCTCGGACTGGCTCTATCCCCCGTACCAGTCGCAGGAGATCGTCTCGGCGCTCTCTGCTAACGAGGCGGACGTCCAGTACTGCGAGATCCGCTCCAACTACGGGCACGATGCCTTCCTCCTGGAAGCCGGTCAGCTGAACTACCTGATCTCCCGCTTCCTCAACCATACCGTGGTTCGGGATGTCATGGTCCAGGATGTGCCGGTGATTGCCGAGAGCGCCTCCATCGATGATGCCGCGAGGCAGATCATCGAACGAGAGGTGAACCACCTGCCGGTGCTCTCCGCGGACGGCCGCCTGGCGGGGATTGTCACATCCTGGGATATCGCGAAAGCGGTCGCCGGGCGCCACCGGTGTCTGGAAGAGATCATGACCCGGACCGTCATCACGTCCACCGCCGACGAGACGATCGAGGCAGCGGTAAAAAGGATGGGGAAATTCAACATCTCTGCTCTGCCGGTCGTCGATGCGGACCAGAGGGTGATCGGGATCATCTCCAGCGACGGCATCAGCAGCCTGGTGGGGCGGTGCACATGA
- a CDS encoding DUF1894 domain-containing protein, with amino-acid sequence MACIDEMKKEILLSGATFRECREYVEKHYTEIYYVEPGYRIYDKHIIGVPPIAVGIEQDFIVFPFTKPCYGTFLLRIEDPVEVARLKTQRRKPT; translated from the coding sequence GTGGCCTGCATCGACGAGATGAAAAAGGAGATCCTCCTCAGCGGAGCCACCTTCAGGGAGTGCCGGGAGTATGTGGAGAAGCACTATACGGAGATCTACTACGTTGAACCCGGCTACAGGATCTACGACAAGCACATCATCGGCGTGCCCCCGATCGCCGTCGGGATCGAACAGGACTTTATCGTCTTTCCCTTCACGAAGCCCTGCTACGGGACGTTCCTCCTCCGGATCGAGGATCCGGTCGAGGTGGCGAGGTTGAAGACCCAGCGACGAAAACCGACGTAA
- a CDS encoding threonyl-tRNA synthetase editing domain-containing protein: MRILLHHADRIWYRATRRTRIAEELGEREGEMHDCAVLFCCIEKLDEMNPGHVIESAKENILERLGRLKVSRVMLFPYAHLTSTLGSPEVALLILDGLLQGLRSEGLEVQRAPFGWYKEYELKNKGHPLADLSMTLCPYEGRECDFLCPYCYNPLRSGDVVQARRGEGAAAPPE; encoded by the coding sequence ATGAGGATACTTCTGCATCACGCCGATCGGATCTGGTACAGGGCGACCCGTCGGACCCGCATCGCGGAGGAGCTGGGAGAGCGGGAGGGCGAGATGCACGACTGCGCCGTCCTCTTCTGCTGCATCGAGAAGCTCGACGAGATGAACCCGGGCCACGTGATCGAGAGTGCAAAGGAGAACATCCTCGAGCGGCTCGGGAGACTGAAAGTATCCCGTGTGATGCTCTTTCCCTACGCCCACCTCACGAGCACCCTGGGGTCGCCGGAGGTCGCCCTGCTCATCCTCGACGGTCTCCTGCAGGGACTCCGCAGCGAAGGGCTCGAGGTGCAGAGAGCGCCTTTTGGCTGGTACAAGGAGTACGAGCTGAAGAACAAAGGGCATCCCCTTGCCGATCTCTCGATGACCCTCTGCCCGTACGAGGGGCGGGAATGCGACTTTCTCTGTCCGTACTGCTATAACCCCCTCCGTTCCGGGGATGTGGTGCAGGCAAGGAGGGGAGAAGGGGCTGCGGCACCTCCCGAGTGA